Within Massilia endophytica, the genomic segment TATGTTCGCGCCCGGTCCGGCGGCCAACGAGATGATGCGCATGCGCCTGAACGAAGTGGGCAAGCGCATGGCGTCCTGATTCAGGGTTCCAGCTGGCGGTAGACTGCATCCGCAATGTCGGCCAGGCGCGCCTTGGGCACGCTGGCGGACAGCGCATAGCCGAAACTGCCATCGATCCAGTAGAAGACGCTCACCGCGCCTTCCTGCGCGAAGCGGAAGCCCGTGTCCTGCTTGCCGCGCTGGCCGGGGCTCACATACAGGGTGAGGCGCTGGCCCGCGGCATCGGCATACATGAACTGCGCCACCGGGCCGCTGTCGCCGGGCAGCAGGCGTCCGCCCACCAGCTCATAGCCCTGCTGCGCCAGCAGCGGGGGACGCAGCGCCGCACCCAGCCGCTTGGAGAGCCAGGCCACAAGGTGCTGCTGCTGGTCGGCGCCCACTTCCACGGGATGCCGCACTTCCGGACTGTAGACCGCATGCGCCAGCGCCGCCTGGCGCGGCAGGGCGGTGCGCGCCTGGGCGGCCAGCACCGCATCGTCCTGCTGCAGGCGGTCGTGCAGCATCCAGCCCCCGGCGCCGCCCAGCAGGCCCGCGCCCACGGCGATCGCCAGTCCCGCCACCAGGCGCTGCGAAGGCAGGCGCCAGCGGCGCTGCGGCACGCCGGCCAGGCTTGGCGGCAGGGTTTCGTCGAGCACGGGGTTGAAGAGGGCGCGCAGGCCCGCATTCTGTTCGCGGTAGGCGCGCAGGCGCTTCGCTTCCTGGGGATGATCGTTCAGGTACTGGTCGACGGCGGCCCGGCGCGCAGCGGGCAGGCGGCCATCGACCCAGGCCTGCAGTTCGGCTTCGCTGACGGTATTCATTTCACCACCTTGAGGGGAACGGGCACGGGGTGCCCGAGCATGAGGAGGCGCAGGCGCTCGCGGGCGCGCGACAGGCGCGACATCACCGTGCCTGGCGGAATGCCGAGCGTGGCCGCCACCTCCTCGTAAGTCATTTCTTCCAGCGCCACCAGCAGGAGCACCTCGCGCTGCTCGGGCGGCAGCAGGGGGAGGGCGGCATCCAGCTCGCGCAGTTCCAGCGTGCCGGTGGAGGGCGTGGACTGCACGAGATCCTCGCTCAGGGCCACCAGCTCGGGCGCGGGGCGGCGCAGGCGGTCCACGTGCAGGTTGTGCATGATGGAGAACAGCCAGGGCCGCATGTCGCTGCCCTGGCGCCAGGACGACAGGCGTTTCCAGGCCCGTTCGACCGTGTCCTGCACCAGGTCGTCCGCCTCGCTGCGGTCGCCCAGCAGCGCCCGCGCGTAGCGGCGCAGGCGCGGCAGGCAGTCGAGCAGCTGGGCGCTGTCGTCCCGCATCCGGCTCAGTCCTTCACCACGTGCCAGACGTCCTTGAAGTTGTCGCCGCTGCGTTCGCCCGCCTTGGCATCCTTGGCGTAGTAATACAGGGGCTTGCCCTTGTAGGCCAGCTGGCGCATGCCGTCCTCGCGCGTGATGACGCTGTAGGGGGCGCTCACCTCGGCGGGTGCGGGCACGGCGGGCCACAGCTTCAGGCAGCCGTCCATGCAGGCGCTCTTGCCGCTGTTGGCGCTGTCCTTGTCGAAGGTATAGACCGTCATGCCCTTGTCGTCGACAAGGACGCCGTCGCTCTTCTTGAGCGGATCGGCCGCGTGGGCGGCGCCTGCGATGGC encodes:
- a CDS encoding anti-sigma factor family protein — protein: MNTVSEAELQAWVDGRLPAARRAAVDQYLNDHPQEAKRLRAYREQNAGLRALFNPVLDETLPPSLAGVPQRRWRLPSQRLVAGLAIAVGAGLLGGAGGWMLHDRLQQDDAVLAAQARTALPRQAALAHAVYSPEVRHPVEVGADQQQHLVAWLSKRLGAALRPPLLAQQGYELVGGRLLPGDSGPVAQFMYADAAGQRLTLYVSPGQRGKQDTGFRFAQEGAVSVFYWIDGSFGYALSASVPKARLADIADAVYRQLEP
- a CDS encoding RNA polymerase sigma factor, which gives rise to MRDDSAQLLDCLPRLRRYARALLGDRSEADDLVQDTVERAWKRLSSWRQGSDMRPWLFSIMHNLHVDRLRRPAPELVALSEDLVQSTPSTGTLELRELDAALPLLPPEQREVLLLVALEEMTYEEVAATLGIPPGTVMSRLSRARERLRLLMLGHPVPVPLKVVK
- a CDS encoding COG4315 family predicted lipoprotein produces the protein MKKILMLAAVLAIAGAAHAADPLKKSDGVLVDDKGMTVYTFDKDSANSGKSACMDGCLKLWPAVPAPAEVSAPYSVITREDGMRQLAYKGKPLYYYAKDAKAGERSGDNFKDVWHVVKD